One segment of Desulfonatronum thiosulfatophilum DNA contains the following:
- a CDS encoding peroxiredoxin, giving the protein MSCEVNVPHHHHPIEHAKVGRKVCDFTLETYVPREGSFGTVNLEEVQKAGKWTILFFYPADFTFVCPTELADLAEKHQALEQLGCEVIAVSTDTKFAHLAWRTSEKLLENVRYIMAADPTGALSRYFGVYDCQTGLDLRGTFIINPDGVLVSTEINFYNVGRNSDELHRKMEANIHLRENPQEACPAKWTKGAKTLTPSEKLVGKVYESLQE; this is encoded by the coding sequence ATGAGCTGCGAAGTCAATGTTCCCCATCATCACCATCCCATCGAGCACGCCAAGGTCGGCAGGAAAGTCTGCGACTTCACGTTGGAGACCTATGTCCCCCGGGAAGGATCATTTGGAACGGTGAACCTGGAAGAAGTCCAGAAGGCCGGGAAATGGACCATCCTGTTTTTCTATCCGGCTGATTTCACCTTTGTCTGCCCCACTGAGTTGGCCGATCTGGCCGAGAAGCACCAGGCACTTGAGCAATTGGGATGTGAAGTGATTGCCGTTTCCACGGACACGAAATTCGCGCACCTGGCCTGGCGCACCAGCGAGAAGCTGCTGGAGAACGTCAGGTACATCATGGCTGCTGACCCCACGGGCGCGCTGTCGCGATACTTTGGGGTATATGATTGTCAAACGGGTCTTGACCTGCGGGGCACGTTCATTATCAACCCCGACGGGGTCCTGGTCTCCACGGAGATCAATTTCTACAACGTAGGAAGAAACTCCGACGAGCTGCACCGCAAGATGGAGGCCAACATCCACCTGCGCGAAAATCCCCAGGAAGCCTGCCCGGCCAAATGGACCAAGGGCGCAAAGACCCTCACCCCCTCCGAAAAACTGGTGGGCAAGGTGTATGAGTCCCTCCAGGAATAG
- a CDS encoding DUF4212 domain-containing protein has product MKTRMDEYWGKNLRLIGILLGIWGLVSFVFGILLVNPLNKIMIGGFPLGFWFAQQGSIYVFVVLIFVYCWLMNKMDKEYDVQE; this is encoded by the coding sequence ATGAAAACACGAATGGATGAGTACTGGGGAAAGAATTTGCGCCTGATCGGCATTCTTCTGGGGATTTGGGGACTTGTAAGTTTCGTGTTCGGCATTCTCCTGGTGAATCCGTTGAACAAGATTATGATTGGAGGTTTTCCGCTCGGTTTCTGGTTCGCCCAGCAGGGATCGATCTATGTCTTTGTCGTACTCATTTTTGTCTATTGCTGGTTGATGAACAAAATGGACAAGGAATACGACGTCCAAGAATAG
- a CDS encoding zinc dependent phospholipase C family protein: MPKENTHLWFAQRLMTRLQNGDLPHPSANLVLNQPRMFSLGSIIPDAFFYHYRARGRRMAKVLHGSDPVMRAEAFSFMVVQAGEDASGRDQAFVLGYLSHVALDATFHPVIHALSGRRPGRPSSGVTRSLHRLLETGLDRLVNRTSRYPDIIAPFLADRAEVLHILAGHAGLRLGDVRGALSNQLLVSRLAQGRFAHKLLSFFHWPPALDLSELRNLCYAQLDEEDGFDPDKAAAAPTVWTAFHKVNWDRLFERAENLALKLFCLCSEHWTKRLDFAELRQAFPQKACD, encoded by the coding sequence ATGCCCAAGGAAAACACTCATCTCTGGTTCGCGCAAAGACTCATGACGCGGTTGCAGAACGGCGATCTCCCTCATCCTTCGGCCAATCTCGTATTGAATCAGCCACGGATGTTCTCGCTGGGTTCGATTATTCCGGATGCGTTTTTCTATCACTACCGCGCTCGGGGCCGGCGCATGGCCAAGGTCCTACATGGGTCAGACCCCGTGATGCGGGCCGAGGCGTTCAGTTTCATGGTCGTGCAGGCCGGAGAGGACGCCTCCGGGCGGGATCAGGCCTTTGTCCTGGGGTACCTGTCCCATGTTGCTTTGGATGCGACCTTTCATCCGGTTATCCACGCTCTTTCCGGAAGACGTCCCGGCCGGCCGTCCTCAGGCGTTACCAGATCCTTGCACCGTCTCCTGGAAACCGGTCTCGACCGACTCGTCAACCGCACAAGTCGTTATCCGGACATTATTGCGCCATTCCTGGCGGACCGGGCTGAAGTCCTGCACATTCTGGCCGGGCATGCGGGCCTGCGACTCGGCGACGTCCGCGGCGCCCTGAGCAACCAGTTGCTGGTGAGCCGGCTTGCGCAGGGCCGCTTTGCGCACAAGCTGCTGAGCTTTTTTCATTGGCCTCCGGCATTGGATCTCTCCGAACTGCGAAACCTGTGTTATGCCCAACTGGATGAGGAGGACGGGTTCGACCCGGACAAGGCCGCCGCCGCACCCACAGTCTGGACCGCCTTTCACAAGGTGAACTGGGATCGCCTTTTTGAGCGGGCTGAAAACCTTGCCTTGAAGCTGTTCTGTCTTTGCTCCGAACACTGGACGAAGCGGCTGGATTTCGCCGAGCTGCGGCAGGCCTTTCCCCAGAAAGCGTGTGATTGA
- a CDS encoding alpha/beta hydrolase — translation MYTTVSIAAVAVLLYLGLTGLVYLRQDALIYYPVAEIAQTPADYGWEFDDLTLRTEDGVNIHAWYVPVENARGVVLFCHGNAGNIGHRLDSIRIFRDLGLSVLIFDYRGFGNSEGRPSESGTYRDVRAAWKFLLEDKNVAPERIVVFGRSLGGAVATYLASSQPVGALIIESAFTSLPDMAARLYPLLPVRWLAKYNYNSLARISDVQAPVLVVHSPEDELVPFAHGQALYATAPESKMFLEISGGHNMGFLSSGAVYVEGLRSFLEQYVFEEKH, via the coding sequence ATGTATACCACGGTTTCCATCGCCGCTGTCGCGGTTTTACTCTATCTTGGGCTGACGGGGCTGGTGTATCTGCGCCAGGATGCCCTGATTTATTATCCTGTCGCCGAGATTGCCCAGACGCCGGCGGATTACGGATGGGAGTTCGATGACCTGACCCTGCGCACGGAAGACGGCGTGAATATTCACGCCTGGTACGTGCCCGTGGAAAATGCACGCGGCGTGGTGCTGTTCTGCCACGGCAACGCCGGGAACATCGGACACCGTTTGGATTCCATCCGGATCTTCCGCGATCTGGGACTGTCCGTGCTGATCTTCGATTACCGAGGCTTCGGCAATAGCGAAGGCCGGCCCAGCGAGTCGGGAACCTATCGGGATGTTCGGGCGGCCTGGAAGTTTCTTCTGGAGGATAAAAACGTCGCTCCGGAACGGATTGTCGTGTTCGGCCGTTCTTTGGGCGGGGCCGTGGCCACATATCTGGCCTCCAGCCAACCCGTCGGGGCATTGATCATCGAATCCGCCTTCACCTCGTTGCCGGACATGGCCGCCAGACTGTATCCGCTCCTGCCCGTGCGCTGGCTGGCCAAATACAACTACAATTCCCTGGCCCGAATAAGCGATGTGCAGGCCCCCGTGCTGGTGGTGCACAGTCCCGAGGATGAACTGGTCCCTTTCGCCCATGGGCAGGCTCTGTACGCAACCGCACCGGAATCGAAGATGTTTCTGGAAATCTCCGGGGGCCACAACATGGGCTTTCTTAGCTCCGGAGCGGTATACGTGGAAGGGTTGCGGTCGTTTCTGGAGCAATACGTTTTCGAGGAAAAGCATTGA
- a CDS encoding 3'-5' exonuclease produces the protein MTTILSMISPLQSLIPRWSAWSWSRPEEHPLLKANREHFAAFSQDKPLTDYEFVVFDTELTGLNERRDEIVSIGAVRIREMRVDLQNCFYTCIQPDQCVPKSSTLIHRITPGQTDDAPKLEGVLPEFVSFCGQALLVGHNVGMDIGFVNRSLKKHLGGILRNPCLDTMRLAMQYKESQWENYYDRYNLNVSYTLGDLSKEYGLPLFSEHNALQDAMQTAYLFLYFVHKLHGGKIKTLRDLYLAGRSWRWL, from the coding sequence ATGACCACTATCCTGTCCATGATTTCTCCCCTCCAGAGCCTGATTCCCAGGTGGTCGGCCTGGTCGTGGAGCAGACCCGAAGAGCATCCGTTACTCAAGGCAAACCGGGAGCATTTTGCCGCCTTCAGTCAGGACAAGCCTTTGACGGACTATGAGTTTGTCGTTTTTGATACGGAACTGACCGGGCTGAATGAGCGGCGGGACGAGATCGTTTCCATCGGCGCGGTGCGGATCCGCGAAATGCGGGTCGATCTTCAGAATTGCTTCTATACCTGCATTCAGCCGGATCAATGCGTACCGAAAAGCAGCACGCTGATTCACCGCATCACTCCCGGCCAGACGGATGACGCGCCGAAACTGGAAGGGGTGCTTCCGGAGTTCGTTTCCTTCTGCGGGCAGGCATTGCTGGTGGGTCACAATGTCGGCATGGACATCGGCTTCGTGAACCGGTCGCTGAAGAAGCATTTGGGTGGCATCCTGCGCAATCCCTGTCTGGATACCATGCGTCTGGCCATGCAATACAAGGAATCGCAATGGGAGAATTACTACGATCGCTACAACCTGAACGTCTCCTACACGCTTGGGGACTTGAGCAAAGAGTACGGCCTGCCGCTCTTCTCCGAACATAACGCGCTTCAGGACGCCATGCAGACAGCCTATCTCTTTCTGTATTTCGTGCACAAGCTGCACGGCGGGAAGATCAAGACTCTGCGGGATCTGTATCTGGCCGGACGAAGCTGGCGGTGGTTGTAG
- a CDS encoding S41 family peptidase, with the protein MREYAARIAVIMLLALGMGVFAPYHASAESEFLKLPRFPSISPDGSEIVFSAGGNLWLAPVQGGEAKRLTSHNLDDLHSSWSPDGESIVFTSMRDGYMNLWRIQRDGTRSTQLTYSDRFINNPDWTRDREGREVITFSSLLEADVYRDQRPYRVSPQGGEHERLHDAFGSDPRFSPDGKRVAFTRGGHYHDWNRRHYRGPDAMNVWVHDLINDRFEALTEWEGDDGNARWIDDNTLVFMSDRQLDTVNLYSIRLDDDTREPQRLTNFEGRDVHHFDVSRDGGTAVLQVWDRLYSLDLGDPEAEPTAIALRMGDDGWDGHALRWINRDVTEAALSPDGKMMAFIAYGRVYVRHMDAYSPTRAVTPDSHARHQDIAWSPDGLYLYFSSDEDGTSSIYKAQVVLTRKEIQLSSESQAAEALKIAEQAQASDLAFVPLHVSPDPKYMYASLDSGMAEDPFTPVGPNDPLDPVDPEPGLELPEDETSESKDVCTADQSALTPGQQKPARWHDAVQFRVLPVVAEQTNDRNVSPSPNGNSIAFRRGRGDLVVMDLLTGDKRTLVRGWDSNLEWRWSPDGRHIAYAQNDLNFSTNIFIVPADGSKEPVNITRHPRNDFSPRWSADGRKLTFVSNRTGDSYDLYRVYLDPDMENWTRAELNNYYREAQQAAEKRRPLPVRKPGTMLSISQPEWQVDRGLELENAWRRVERVTFSPANQIGNEMTPSGDRYVFNNGSEGLVVVNWDGRDRKRLGPRGNVQHLNIVGDRVVYIVDGRVSIATLNGRTNTNVDISDRIRIDLRRQSLQKFREAARVIEEAFYRPDLKGLDWKALVADYEELVVRARTAGEFSDITNRLLGELAASHMGLHNPGPGSALREPSGRLGIDSEQVALENGRKGYRITEIIPGSPADRGPVRMQQGDVVTSIDMRGFDESDTLLERLRGKVDQEVIVGFERPVGNRRLAYQTILTPISYSEFAHLRYEAFQEESRRRVAEMSGGRIGYIHIQAMNEASLERFQAYLYAAAEGKDGLIIDVRNNGGGHTSDRILTSIMASEHAYTIPAGAEPYRYGRYPQDRLDAPRYTLPINMLANEKSFSNSEILAHAFTTLGRGTLVGRQTYGGVISTGSHSLIDGASVRTPFRGWYLPDGTDMEHNGAMPDLVVEHTPADEIAGRDRQLEAAVREMLQKLPLHAAVTVP; encoded by the coding sequence ATGCGTGAGTATGCCGCGCGGATTGCCGTAATCATGCTGCTCGCATTGGGAATGGGCGTTTTCGCGCCATATCATGCTTCCGCTGAATCCGAATTTTTGAAGTTGCCACGTTTTCCCTCCATCAGCCCGGACGGTTCGGAGATCGTCTTCAGTGCCGGCGGGAATCTCTGGCTGGCGCCTGTCCAAGGCGGCGAAGCAAAGCGGTTGACCAGCCACAACCTTGATGATCTGCATTCAAGCTGGAGCCCGGACGGTGAATCCATCGTCTTCACCTCAATGCGCGACGGGTACATGAATCTCTGGCGCATCCAGCGCGACGGCACCCGATCAACCCAGCTCACCTACAGCGACCGCTTCATCAATAATCCGGACTGGACGCGTGACCGGGAGGGCCGGGAGGTCATCACCTTCTCAAGTTTGCTCGAGGCCGATGTCTACCGCGATCAGCGTCCCTACAGAGTATCTCCGCAAGGCGGAGAGCATGAACGTCTCCATGACGCGTTCGGTTCCGATCCCCGGTTTTCTCCGGACGGCAAGCGAGTCGCCTTTACCCGCGGAGGGCATTACCACGACTGGAACCGGCGACATTACCGGGGACCGGATGCCATGAACGTCTGGGTTCACGATCTGATCAATGACCGTTTCGAGGCGCTGACGGAATGGGAAGGCGACGACGGCAATGCCAGGTGGATCGACGACAATACTTTGGTCTTCATGTCGGATCGCCAACTCGATACGGTGAATCTCTACAGCATCCGCCTGGACGATGACACTCGTGAGCCGCAGCGACTGACGAATTTCGAAGGTCGGGATGTTCATCATTTTGACGTATCCCGGGATGGAGGCACAGCCGTTCTCCAGGTGTGGGATCGCCTCTATTCCCTGGATCTGGGAGATCCCGAGGCCGAACCCACGGCCATTGCCCTTCGGATGGGAGATGACGGGTGGGATGGCCATGCGCTGCGCTGGATCAACCGCGACGTGACCGAGGCGGCGCTGAGTCCGGACGGAAAGATGATGGCATTTATCGCCTATGGGCGAGTCTATGTCCGTCATATGGATGCGTACAGCCCCACCCGTGCCGTGACTCCGGATTCCCATGCGCGCCACCAGGATATCGCCTGGTCGCCGGACGGATTGTATTTGTATTTCAGCAGCGATGAGGACGGCACGTCTTCAATTTATAAGGCCCAGGTGGTACTGACCCGCAAGGAAATCCAACTTTCCTCCGAAAGTCAGGCGGCGGAAGCGCTCAAAATCGCGGAGCAAGCGCAGGCCTCGGACCTGGCTTTCGTGCCGCTTCATGTATCGCCGGATCCGAAGTACATGTATGCGAGCCTTGACAGCGGCATGGCGGAGGATCCGTTTACCCCGGTGGGGCCAAACGATCCTTTGGATCCCGTCGACCCGGAGCCGGGTCTGGAGTTGCCCGAGGATGAAACCTCGGAGTCCAAAGATGTTTGCACGGCGGATCAGTCCGCTCTGACTCCCGGCCAGCAGAAGCCGGCCCGTTGGCACGACGCCGTGCAGTTCCGCGTCCTGCCGGTTGTTGCCGAGCAGACCAATGACCGCAATGTCTCTCCTTCCCCAAACGGCAACTCCATTGCCTTTCGCCGCGGCCGTGGAGATCTTGTGGTCATGGATCTTCTCACGGGCGACAAGCGCACCCTTGTCAGGGGCTGGGACAGCAACCTGGAGTGGCGCTGGTCTCCGGATGGCCGCCATATCGCCTATGCCCAGAACGATCTGAATTTCAGCACGAACATCTTCATTGTTCCAGCTGACGGGTCAAAGGAACCCGTGAACATCACCCGCCATCCGCGAAATGATTTCAGCCCGAGGTGGTCCGCGGACGGCCGAAAGCTGACCTTCGTCTCAAATCGGACGGGCGACAGCTATGACCTGTACAGGGTCTATCTCGATCCGGACATGGAAAACTGGACCAGGGCCGAGCTGAACAACTACTACCGGGAAGCGCAACAAGCCGCTGAAAAGCGTCGCCCTCTGCCGGTTCGCAAGCCCGGTACAATGCTCTCCATCTCCCAACCTGAATGGCAGGTCGACCGGGGGCTTGAACTGGAAAATGCCTGGCGCCGGGTGGAGCGGGTGACCTTCTCTCCCGCAAATCAGATCGGCAACGAAATGACGCCGAGCGGCGACCGCTACGTTTTCAACAATGGCAGTGAGGGGCTTGTCGTCGTGAACTGGGATGGACGCGACCGCAAACGCCTGGGGCCTCGTGGCAATGTCCAGCATTTGAACATCGTCGGCGATCGCGTGGTCTACATTGTCGACGGCCGTGTCAGCATCGCGACGTTGAACGGGCGGACCAATACGAACGTGGACATTTCCGACCGCATCCGGATTGATCTTCGCCGGCAGTCCCTGCAGAAGTTCCGGGAAGCCGCGCGAGTGATCGAGGAAGCGTTTTATCGTCCCGACTTGAAAGGCCTGGACTGGAAGGCCCTCGTGGCGGATTACGAGGAACTTGTCGTCCGGGCTCGGACAGCCGGCGAATTCAGTGACATCACAAATCGGTTGCTGGGAGAGCTGGCTGCCTCGCATATGGGACTTCACAATCCGGGCCCCGGTTCCGCGTTGCGCGAGCCGTCGGGGCGTCTGGGCATCGACTCGGAACAAGTAGCCCTGGAGAATGGGCGGAAGGGATACCGGATCACGGAGATCATCCCCGGCAGTCCCGCGGATCGCGGTCCGGTCCGCATGCAGCAAGGCGATGTCGTCACGAGCATCGACATGCGTGGTTTTGACGAATCAGACACGCTGTTGGAACGATTACGGGGGAAAGTGGACCAGGAAGTCATCGTGGGCTTTGAGCGACCGGTGGGGAATCGACGGCTTGCATACCAGACAATCCTCACCCCGATCTCTTATAGTGAATTTGCGCATTTGCGATATGAGGCCTTCCAGGAGGAGAGTCGGCGTCGAGTTGCCGAGATGTCCGGAGGACGAATCGGATATATTCACATCCAGGCCATGAACGAGGCGTCGCTGGAACGGTTTCAGGCGTATTTGTATGCCGCCGCGGAAGGCAAGGACGGACTGATCATTGATGTGCGCAACAATGGCGGCGGGCACACCTCTGACCGAATCCTGACGTCCATCATGGCCTCGGAGCATGCCTACACCATTCCGGCGGGAGCCGAGCCCTACAGGTATGGCCGATATCCCCAGGATCGGCTTGACGCCCCGCGGTACACCTTGCCGATCAACATGCTGGCCAACGAGAAGAGCTTTTCCAATTCGGAAATCCTGGCGCATGCATTCACCACCCTTGGGCGCGGAACGCTCGTCGGCCGACAGACATACGGCGGCGTGATCTCCACCGGAAGCCATTCCCTGATCGACGGGGCCTCGGTACGCACGCCGTTTCGGGGCTGGTATCTGCCGGACGGCACCGACATGGAGCACAACGGCGCCATGCCGGATCTGGTCGTCGAACACACTCCGGCGGATGAAATAGCCGGCCGCGACCGGCAACTGGAGGCGGCGGTCAGGGAAATGCTGCAAAAGCTTCCGCTCCATGCCGCGGTAACGGTGCCTTAA
- the vapC gene encoding type II toxin-antitoxin system VapC family toxin: MILVDTSVLVDWLRGMNNKAGEQFDHIINSDQPFGICSIVCQELLQGSKNRQEFELLKNYLQTQRFFHPLHPIGSYIEAANIYFACRRKGLTLRSTVDCLIAQIALENDLLLLHNDRDFEFISQVTDLRCY; the protein is encoded by the coding sequence ATGATTCTGGTGGACACCTCGGTATTGGTGGACTGGCTGCGCGGGATGAACAATAAGGCCGGGGAACAGTTTGATCATATTATCAACAGTGATCAACCGTTCGGCATCTGCTCCATTGTCTGTCAGGAACTGCTCCAGGGATCAAAAAACCGGCAGGAATTCGAATTGCTCAAAAACTATCTGCAGACACAGCGTTTTTTTCACCCGCTTCATCCCATCGGCTCCTACATCGAAGCCGCAAATATTTATTTTGCCTGCCGTCGTAAAGGTCTGACTCTCCGAAGCACCGTGGACTGCCTGATCGCCCAGATCGCTCTGGAAAATGATTTACTGCTCCTGCACAACGACCGGGACTTTGAGTTCATCAGCCAAGTGACGGACCTGCGTTGTTATTGA
- a CDS encoding sodium:solute symporter family protein: MSILHWTYIMVGLTFGLYLTIAWRSRVKDTKGFYVAGGGIPPLANGLATAADWMSAASFISMAGMISFLGYTGAVYLMGWTGGYVLLALLLAPYLRKFGKFTVPDFVGDRFYSDTARLVALICAIFVSLTYVAGQMRGVGIVFSRFLEVEVNTGVMIGMAIVFFYAALGGMKGITWTQVAQYCVLITAFVITAVAISIKVTGNPIPQIGFGSTIAEGQYAGQYLLTALDGIATDLGFREYTSAFGEGNMSMLSVICITMALMVGTAGLPHVIIRFYTVPSVKAARISAGYALLFIAILYTTAPAVAAFARYNIIDTLNEQPYAEAPSWFLNWERTGLVAWIDKNNDGIMQFRAGPAFEGTPRFTDERGEHGQRIVANQPTPNDNELYIDRDIIVLANPEIANLPNWVIALVAAGGLAAALSTASGLLIVISSSVSHDLYYRMINRQASEKQRMLLSRIMIGIAVLVAGYFGINPPGFVAQIVAFAFGLAASSFFPVIIMGIFSKRMNKEGAIAGMIAGIGFTMFYIIQTRFLGVDPWFFGITAEGIGTVGMVLNFLVAFAVSSVTKAPPQEIQDLVESIRSPRGAGAAVDH, from the coding sequence ATGTCTATATTACACTGGACCTACATAATGGTCGGTTTGACCTTTGGATTGTATTTGACCATTGCATGGCGTTCGCGGGTGAAGGACACCAAGGGTTTCTACGTCGCCGGAGGCGGGATTCCGCCCTTGGCCAACGGTCTGGCCACCGCGGCGGACTGGATGAGCGCCGCATCGTTCATTTCCATGGCCGGGATGATATCCTTTCTCGGCTACACCGGAGCCGTCTACTTGATGGGCTGGACGGGCGGATACGTGCTGCTGGCCTTGTTGCTGGCTCCGTATTTGCGCAAGTTCGGAAAATTCACCGTGCCGGATTTCGTGGGCGACCGCTTCTATTCGGATACGGCTCGCCTCGTGGCGCTGATCTGCGCCATTTTTGTTTCATTGACCTATGTCGCCGGGCAGATGCGCGGCGTTGGCATCGTCTTCAGCCGCTTTTTGGAGGTGGAGGTGAACACGGGGGTCATGATCGGCATGGCCATCGTTTTCTTCTATGCAGCATTGGGCGGGATGAAAGGCATTACCTGGACCCAGGTGGCCCAGTACTGCGTGCTGATTACGGCGTTCGTGATCACCGCCGTGGCCATTTCCATCAAGGTCACCGGAAATCCCATTCCCCAGATCGGCTTCGGGTCCACCATCGCCGAGGGCCAGTATGCCGGACAATACCTGCTCACGGCCCTTGACGGAATTGCCACGGACCTGGGGTTCCGGGAGTACACCTCGGCATTCGGCGAAGGGAACATGAGCATGCTCTCGGTCATTTGCATCACCATGGCTCTGATGGTCGGCACGGCCGGTCTGCCGCACGTAATTATCCGTTTCTACACCGTGCCCAGCGTAAAGGCCGCCCGGATCAGCGCGGGCTACGCCCTGCTGTTCATCGCCATCCTGTACACCACGGCTCCGGCGGTGGCCGCTTTCGCCCGCTACAACATCATCGACACCTTGAACGAGCAGCCGTACGCCGAAGCGCCAAGCTGGTTTCTCAACTGGGAGCGGACGGGCCTCGTGGCCTGGATCGACAAGAACAACGACGGAATCATGCAGTTTCGCGCGGGACCGGCATTTGAGGGAACTCCGCGGTTCACCGACGAGAGAGGAGAGCACGGGCAGCGGATCGTGGCCAATCAGCCCACGCCCAACGACAACGAACTGTATATCGACCGCGACATCATCGTTTTGGCCAACCCCGAAATCGCCAACCTGCCGAACTGGGTCATTGCCTTGGTGGCCGCTGGAGGTCTGGCCGCGGCCTTGTCCACGGCCTCAGGCCTCTTGATCGTAATTTCTTCTTCCGTGTCCCATGACCTGTATTACCGGATGATCAATCGGCAGGCTTCGGAGAAGCAACGCATGCTCCTCAGTCGGATCATGATCGGCATAGCCGTGCTCGTGGCCGGTTACTTCGGGATCAACCCGCCGGGATTCGTGGCCCAGATCGTCGCCTTTGCCTTCGGTCTGGCCGCCTCGTCCTTCTTTCCGGTGATCATCATGGGAATTTTTTCCAAGCGGATGAACAAGGAAGGGGCCATTGCCGGGATGATCGCCGGGATCGGGTTCACCATGTTCTACATCATCCAGACAAGGTTCCTCGGTGTCGACCCCTGGTTCTTCGGGATTACCGCGGAAGGCATCGGCACAGTGGGCATGGTCCTGAACTTCCTCGTGGCATTTGCGGTGTCTTCGGTGACCAAGGCCCCGCCCCAGGAAATCCAGGATCTGGTGGAGTCCATCCGCTCGCCTCGGGGAGCCGGAGCAGCCGTGGACCATTAG
- a CDS encoding type II toxin-antitoxin system VapB family antitoxin, with amino-acid sequence MRTNIDLDDVLVEEAMRLSKATTKKEVVHQALKEFVANKRRKDLRDLRGKISFAPDYDYKTLRESA; translated from the coding sequence ATGCGTACGAACATTGATCTTGACGATGTCCTCGTGGAGGAAGCCATGCGCCTTTCTAAGGCAACAACAAAAAAAGAGGTTGTCCATCAGGCGCTGAAGGAGTTTGTCGCCAATAAGCGTCGCAAAGATTTACGCGACCTGCGCGGCAAGATTTCCTTCGCACCTGATTATGACTACAAGACCCTGCGGGAATCTGCATGA